The following is a genomic window from Stenotrophomonas maltophilia.
CAGCCGCAGCCGCGCGCAGCCGGAGATCCGCGCCGGCGAAGCCGAGCTGGAGGTTCTGACGATCGAGCGCGAGGCCAAGGGCCTGTCGCTGTATTCCACGCTGGTCGAAGCCCATGGTCGCTACACCGTGGCGCAGGCCGAGGTGGCACGGCTGCAAGGCGAGGTGCTGCCGAAGTTGGCCCGGGCTGAGAAGGCCGCCGAGCGCGCCTATCGCGCCGGCGCGATCAGCTACCTGGAATGGGCACAGCTGCAGTCCGAACGCACGGCCATGGCCCAGCAGCAGCTGGACGTGGCGCTCGATGCGCAGCGCGCCCTGATCGAAATTCAACGCCTGACCGGCCAAGCGCTTGTCGCGCCGCCGGCGGCTGCTTCCACCGGAGAGACCCCATGAATCGCTTTTCTTGGACCGCACTGGGCATGGCCCTGATGATGCTGGCCGCCTGCAACGCGTCGGCCCCCAACGAAGCGTCCGAAGGCGGCGCCGCCGCTGAGGGCGAAGAGCACGGCGAGCACGAGGAAGCGCCGCTGGAAACCAAGATTGCCGCCAAAGCTGCGCAGGCAGCGGGTATCCAGGTCGCACCGGCAGGCCCCGGTGAGATTGCTGACGAGCATGAGGTGCAAGGGCTGTTGACCCCGATTGACGGTCGCATCGCGCAGGTCACGGCACGCTTCCCCGGACCGGTCCGCTCCGTGCGTGCGGGCGTGGGTGATCAGGTACGGGCCGGCCAGGCACTGGCCACGGTAGAGAGCAACCTGAGCCTGACCACCTATACCGTCACCGCGCCGATCAGTGGCGTGGTCATGGCGCGCACGGCCGCCGTAGGCATGGCCGCCGCTGAGGGCGCGCCGCTGTTTGAGGTCGCCGACCTGTCCACGCTGTGGGTGGACCTGCACATCTTCGGCGCCGACGCCCAGCACATCGGTGCTGGCGTGCCGGTGACGGTTACCCGCTTGAGCGATGGCGTCACCGCACAGACCACCTTGGAGCGCGTCCTGCCCGGCACCGCCACCGCCAGCCAAAGCACCATTGCGCGCGGCACGGTGGCCAACACCGATGGCCTGTGGCGGCCGGGGTCGGCGGTCAAGGCGCGGGTCACCGTGGATCGCCAATCGGCAGCGTTGGTGGTGCCGATCACGGCGCTGCAGACCGCAGAAGACCAGGACGTGGTCTACGTGCAGCAGGGCGAAACCTACCACACCCGGCCGGTGAAGCTGGGGCGCCGCGACGCCGAACGCGCCGAAGTGCTGGAAGGCCTCAAGGCCGGTGAACAGGTGGTGGTGGCCCAAAGCTTCCTGATCAAGGCCGACATCGAAAAGTCCACCGTGGAAGAAGAATGAGGCCCGCCATGCTCGAACGCCTCATTGGGCTGTCCATCCGCCATCGCTGGCTGACGCTAGTGCTCACCGCTGCGCTGGTTGCGCTGGGCGTGTGGAGCTACCGTCACCTTTCCATTGACGCCACACCCGACATCACCAACGTCCAGGTCCAGATCAACACCCAGGCCCCGGGTTACTCGCCGCTGGAGGCCGAACAACGGGTCACCTTTGCCATCGAAACGGCCATGGCCGGTCTGCCCAAGCTGGACTACAGCCGCTCGCTGTCGCGCTACGGGCTTTCGCAGGTCACCGTCGTCTTCAAGGACGGCACCGACCTGTACTTTGCCCGCCAGCAGGTCGCCGAGCGCCTGCAGCAGATCGCCTCCCAGCTTCCCGAAGGGTTGGACCCGGAAATGGGGCCGATCTCCACCGGGTTGGGCGAGATCTTCATGTACACCGTGGAGGCCGAGCCCAACGCTCGCAAGCCCGACGGCACCCCGTACACGGCCACGGACCTGCGCACCCTGCAGGACTGGGTGATCCGGCCGCAGCTGCGCACCACGCCCGGCGTCACCGAGGTCA
Proteins encoded in this region:
- a CDS encoding efflux RND transporter periplasmic adaptor subunit, which codes for MNRFSWTALGMALMMLAACNASAPNEASEGGAAAEGEEHGEHEEAPLETKIAAKAAQAAGIQVAPAGPGEIADEHEVQGLLTPIDGRIAQVTARFPGPVRSVRAGVGDQVRAGQALATVESNLSLTTYTVTAPISGVVMARTAAVGMAAAEGAPLFEVADLSTLWVDLHIFGADAQHIGAGVPVTVTRLSDGVTAQTTLERVLPGTATASQSTIARGTVANTDGLWRPGSAVKARVTVDRQSAALVVPITALQTAEDQDVVYVQQGETYHTRPVKLGRRDAERAEVLEGLKAGEQVVVAQSFLIKADIEKSTVEEE